A window of Salmo trutta chromosome 5, fSalTru1.1, whole genome shotgun sequence contains these coding sequences:
- the LOC115194775 gene encoding low affinity immunoglobulin gamma Fc region receptor II-like gives MELTPLCWQLLLLSTLVYCSLGQGGASLSISPDRSQFFKLESVSLSCEVQGNSAGWRLKRYTVSGDRSDCGRKWGKQQGSSCIVSLIPSDNGVYWCESGSGEHSNAVNITVPAGAVILESPALPVTEGDSVTLRCRYQGTPSDLTAVFYKDGSLIRTETTGEMTIPAVSKSDEGLYKCNNSKGESPESWMTVTDRGSTSSLPRPPSSSSPTPLSPTSPLLPLSLSGLVAALSISLIILLVLFCKKRNKDVAAEPRDVTYADVRITQDPEPRRRREKSPGADPVYSAVKTSNTTVPGGSGPGDVTYADVNHTKRQHNRRRENVVPDPVYSAVKTDRDTGRAVSGSRDVMYRLSDPVHQNVMVGGKRCSLQQR, from the exons tgctgTTGAGTACACTGGTATACTGTAGCCTCGGACAAGGTGGAG cctctctGAGCATCAGTCCTGACAGATCTCAGTTTTTTAAACTAgagtctgtctctctgagctgTGAGGTTCAGGGGAACTCTGCTGGATGGAGACTGAAGAGATACACAGTCTCTGGGGATCGTTCAGATTGTGGAAGAAAATGGGGAAAACAACAAGGGTCTTCATGCATCGTGTCATTAATACCATCAGACAATGGAGTGTACTGGTGTGAGTCTGGGTCTGGAGAACACAGCAATGCTGTCAACATCACAGTACCTG ctggtgctgtgatcctggagagcccTGCCCTTCCTGTGACTGAGGGAGATTCTGTGACTCTGCGCTGCAGATATCAGGGAACTCCCTCTGACCTCacagctgttttctacaaagatGGATCCCTCATCAGGACTGAGACTACAGGAGAGATGACCATCCCTGCAGTATCCAAGTCAGATGAAGGACTCTACAAGTGTAACAACTCTAAAGGAGAATCACCAGAGAGCTGGATGACTGTGACAG ATAGGGGATCTACCTCATCCCTCCCCCGtcccccctcatcctcctctcctacccccctctctcctacctctccccTCCTGCCTCTGTCTTTGTCTGGGTTGGTggctgctctctccatctctctgatcATTCTACTGGTCCTGTTCTGCAAGAAGAGGAACAAAGATGTAGCAGCTGAACCCAGAGATGTTACGTATGCTGACGTTAGAATCACACAGGACCCAGAACCCAGGAGaaggagag AGAAGTCTCCAGGAGCTGATCCAGTCTACTCTGCAGTGAAGACCtccaacaccacag ttccaggtggaTCTGGTCCAGGTGATGTGACCTATGCTGACGTCAACCAcacaaagagacaacacaacaggaGGAGAG AGAACGTTGTTCCAGATCCAGTCTACTCAGCAgtgaagacagacagagatacag GTAGAGCTGTATCTGGATCCAGGGACGTAATGTACAGACTGAG